ACCGGAAGGAACACTAAGTGTAGATGAATTAATCCGATTTTTTAAATCAAACAACTCAAGATACTGTGTCATAACAGATCATGGAACCATATCTTCATGCTTTGATTTTTACAAAAAAGCATTAGAAAACAATTTAAAACCGATATTTGGATTGGAGATATTTATAAAACTTGTTAATGATTGCAACGCAAGACTAATTATTTATCTTGCTGACATTCACGGATACAGGGCACTTCTCAATATTTATAGATGTTTGAAATTGAGTCCAAATGGATATTCATATATTGATGATCCTAAGCTTCTGAATTCAGACCATCTATTCTATCTTTTTAGCATCTTTGATTATTCGTACATTTCTAAAACTGCAAATTTCACTAATTCGATAAGAGATTTAAAAGAATTCATATACCACTCTCCTCAAGACAAGACATTTATTCATATAATGCCCAAAATTTTTAAAAACGAATCTGAAGATATAGTTGAAAATTCAAAATCATTTGGAGTTAGCTATCTTGAAACATACCCGTTGTTTAATTCAAAAGAAAAAAGATGGAAGCTGACATATAATCTTTTGAAACTAAGAGGTTTAACACCAAGTGAAAGTGATATTTATAGATTTAAAAATATTTCAATTGAAAACGCGGAGACTGAAAGGATTGTTAATGATTGCATTTTTACTCCAGATGATATAATTCTTTCCACAAAGCATAAATATTTAGTTGGTGGGAATGAAGATCTAGATTTCGAAGTATTAATTGACATTATCAGTTCTGTTGAAAACAAAATTTTATCCGATACTTATATAGATAATGAATTAAAGATAATTAAAATGCATGGTTATGCCTCCTATTTTAATTTTTTATTCAAAGTTAAAAATGGAATGTACGAAAAATATGGTACTAAAATATATTTTACAGGAACATTGGAATATTTTAAACTTTCAAGTTTACTAAATCTAACGATCTCTGAAATAGCAAAGCTTGAAATTCCTATCTATAATTTTCTTCTATCAAACAATCCTGATTTTCATATCGGTGTTTTCTGTGAAATTGGCAGGCAAGAGGAAATTATTAACTATTTGAAAGAGATTTTAAACATTGACCGATTTGCTCTCCCCAGCATTAAAAATTATTGGAATTTACCCTCAATTATCTCCTCAATGGGAAAATTAAAAAACTATCCAAAAGCTAAAACTGATTCCATAATAAGAGCTATCCCTCAAAATTATAGAAATTTGCCAGTTTTAGAAATAATCAAAAGCGATATCATTCAGATGCTTTTAAGAGAAAAACTTGTAGATAGAGAATTTGTTTTCCATGCAGCTCTATTAGATAAAACTTTACGATATAGTTCATATAGTAACAGTTTTGTTATATATTCAAATTCTGACATCTCAGATTTGATACCTGTACAAATTGTAGACGGAATGTATAAATCCGATTTTAGCATTAATGATATTAAAAAGTTAAATTTACGAATTGTAGAGATAACTGCTCTTGAAGATCTTGGTATTCTGAATACAGATTTTCAATTTAAACTAAAAAATGATAATCTAAAAGCAAGTTCTGAAAATCTTATTGAAAAGATAAAATCAAATGATCTCACATATATACCTTACTTTA
The Candidatus Delongbacteria bacterium genome window above contains:
- a CDS encoding PHP domain-containing protein, with translation MNLIAYSSHSIPEGTLSVDELIRFFKSNNSRYCVITDHGTISSCFDFYKKALENNLKPIFGLEIFIKLVNDCNARLIIYLADIHGYRALLNIYRCLKLSPNGYSYIDDPKLLNSDHLFYLFSIFDYSYISKTANFTNSIRDLKEFIYHSPQDKTFIHIMPKIFKNESEDIVENSKSFGVSYLETYPLFNSKEKRWKLTYNLLKLRGLTPSESDIYRFKNISIENAETERIVNDCIFTPDDIILSTKHKYLVGGNEDLDFEVLIDIISSVENKILSDTYIDNELKIIKMHGYASYFNFLFKVKNGMYEKYGTKIYFTGTLEYFKLSSLLNLTISEIAKLEIPIYNFLLSNNPDFHIGVFCEIGRQEEIINYLKEILNIDRFALPSIKNYWNLPSIISSMGKLKNYPKAKTDSIIRAIPQNYRNLPVLEIIKSDIIQMLLREKLVDREFVFHAALLDKTLRYSSYSNSFVIYSNSDISDLIPVQIVDGMYKSDFSINDIKKLNLRIVEITALEDLGILNTDFQFKLKNDNLKASSENLIEKIKSNDLTYIPYFKYNRKLIEIFDLNYENTFMQLMLYLEEGLHGLGEIDEDYKKEDFLDLKKLLRSTGGKIAFREQFIIVFEKLFKGIKYKKMKYYAFLFKSKDRLLEYIEKNISSDDIEKLKLLKKMLLDNSINASLLTHLNRVFIALKLNSMLSDNRRFFIYRHTANSLRSRNFSISEVSSIINENKLVFHLKNISNLFFEYKSFPLTLPLRIINGISLKTQNEIESTVKNLKRIDLINFIDSFDPKHSKKHILILLAQSGFFTPLVNSKMQCCNMIEKIYKNPELDFDTKQDDLDFSFDYYKKNLMKITGVKVHRNQLSYKLINNLFHIPDNYELVEAYRDLENKILTSLGKSINVQNYYDLEYFKPDLYLYRIKDKMILPVMILNEEKLILTIALNENSEYVVDKLLKKFPGDNCRVKIVNFKNGIEYLTDLYFGVKLQYSYELNSILSGILCYIEFAN